The Synergistaceae bacterium DZ-S4 genome segment GGGAGACCAGTGGCTTCTAACTTAGTCTGTGACCGGTTTTGGTTTTAACAATTGCTTCCCAACCGCTTCCCGGAGGACAAAGGCCTGCAGCTTCACCATTGTTAATGCTAAGACAGCGCCGCGAGATGTCTCAATTGCAAGAAAACATTTATATCTTTTCCACAGCTTCCTTTATACGCCTCATGCCCTCTTCGATATATTCGTAGGATCTGCAGTAGGCTATTCTGATATGTCCGGGGCTGCCGAATACCTCGCCCGGTACGGTAGAGACTCCTGCTTCTTCAAGCAGCCATGAGCAGAATTTGAATCCATCCATACCTAATGATGAGATTTTCGGAAATGCATAGAATGCACCTGAAGGGATTACATGTTCGAAACCTTTGGTCCTGCTTAGCCATTTCATAACCATGTCCCTGCGTCGTTTGTATTCCAGAACCATTGTCTTTACATCTTTGTCTGCATGCTTAAACGCTTCTGTAACACCAGCCTGAGCAAACGAGGTCGCACATGTGGTTAGATTCTGGTGGCATTTATTGGCAAAGGGTCTCATCTGTTCAGGGCACACTATCCAACCGACACGCCAGCCCGTCATTGACCATGTTTTTGAAGCTGCTGAAATTGTTACAGTGCGTTCGGCCATTCCGGGCAGGCTTGCAATACTTATATGATCTCCTTCATAAAGAAATTTTTCATAGCATTCATCCGAAATGACCCAGAGGTTGTGCTTTATAGCAAGGCTTGCAATTTCTTCAAGATCCTGTCTTGTGAGTACAGCACCGCTGGGGTTATTGGGAGTATTCAGGAGCAGTACTTTACTTTTGTTAGAGATGGAGTTTTCGAGGTCAGCAACTTTTAAACGGAATTCATTTTCTATTGTTGTATCAGCTTTTACTAAAACACCGTTTGCGAGTGCGATCTGGTCTGCGTATGCAGGGAAGTACGGTGCTGGAACAATTACCTCGTCACCTGGTTCAAGCATTGTCAGGAATGTTGCTGTAAGAGCCTCTATTGCACCTGATGTGATAACAATATTCTTGTCCGGGTCTAACTGCATGCTGTTGTCTTTGAGATATTTTTCCGCTACTGCTTCGCGCAGTTTGTGTGTGCCGGCCATGTCTGTATAGTGCACATCTCCGTTGTTCAATGCTGTAATTGCTGCATTTTTTGCACATTGAGGGGAATCAAAGTCCGGTCTGCCAATTTCCATGTGTATTATGCTTTTGCCCTGTTTTTCCAATTCGTCGGCTCGTCCCAGGATTTCGCGTATTCCGCCGGACATCTGGATCGACGACATGCGGCTGTTAGGAAATGCTATCTGTGTCATTACAGATCACCTCGTTTTTGATTTCTTTTTTATTTTTGATGAAAGAACTGTTGACTTCGAATTTTCTTCTTCGTGTCTTATTGATTCCAACATTCTTCGTTCAACATTATCAAGATGGTCTTTCATTGCTTTTGCTGCCCTGTCCGGCATTTTAAACTTTACGGAGTTAAGTATCTCTCTATGTTCTTTAAGAGCTTCGTTTATGACCTCTCCCAGCGTATTGCTCAATGCAAGGTACAACGATACTTTATAGCCAAGCTGACCTATAAACTCTTCGTAGATTCTGTTGCCGGATGTTTGGGCCAGATAGTTGTGAAACATTCGGTCGATAGAGGCTACAAGAAGGTTATCCTGAGTTCTCATGGCTTCTTCTTCATCCCAGATTAAGTGCTCAAGCCTTCCGATGTCTTCTTTTGTTGCCTTTGTTGCTGCTTCTTCTACAGAGGCTATTTCAAGAAGTTTACGTGCGGCAAGTGTGTCTTTTAGCTGATCCGGTGAAATTTCAGGAATACGAAGAGTTCTGTCTCTGCCTTTTGTTAGATATCCCTCAACCATAAGCTGTGCAAGAGCTTTTCTTAAAGGAGTTCTGCTGACCTGGAATATTTCTGAAAGATATTCTTCACGCAGTGCAGTCCCAGGGCGGAGTTCCCCCCGGAGTATCCTGTTCTTAAGTGTAAAATAGACAGTATCAGCAAGATTTGATGTCTTATTGGTCATTGCTTATCTCCTCCATCAGCTATAGGCAGAGTTAAAGGTGCTTCGAGAATCACAGAGAATGTCATCTTACTATTCTTTATTAATAGTGAACTTACCGCATCATCAAGGTTATTGTAAAAGTTGAGTCCGCTCAAATTTGTAATATCGCTGGAAAAACGGCTTCTACTAACAAAAGACAGAGAGGCTTTTCTTCGTACGCA includes the following:
- a CDS encoding pyridoxal phosphate-dependent aminotransferase is translated as MTQIAFPNSRMSSIQMSGGIREILGRADELEKQGKSIIHMEIGRPDFDSPQCAKNAAITALNNGDVHYTDMAGTHKLREAVAEKYLKDNSMQLDPDKNIVITSGAIEALTATFLTMLEPGDEVIVPAPYFPAYADQIALANGVLVKADTTIENEFRLKVADLENSISNKSKVLLLNTPNNPSGAVLTRQDLEEIASLAIKHNLWVISDECYEKFLYEGDHISIASLPGMAERTVTISAASKTWSMTGWRVGWIVCPEQMRPFANKCHQNLTTCATSFAQAGVTEAFKHADKDVKTMVLEYKRRRDMVMKWLSRTKGFEHVIPSGAFYAFPKISSLGMDGFKFCSWLLEEAGVSTVPGEVFGSPGHIRIAYCRSYEYIEEGMRRIKEAVEKI
- a CDS encoding GntR family transcriptional regulator — its product is MTNKTSNLADTVYFTLKNRILRGELRPGTALREEYLSEIFQVSRTPLRKALAQLMVEGYLTKGRDRTLRIPEISPDQLKDTLAARKLLEIASVEEAATKATKEDIGRLEHLIWDEEEAMRTQDNLLVASIDRMFHNYLAQTSGNRIYEEFIGQLGYKVSLYLALSNTLGEVINEALKEHREILNSVKFKMPDRAAKAMKDHLDNVERRMLESIRHEEENSKSTVLSSKIKKKSKTR